A genomic segment from Luteibacter aegosomatis encodes:
- a CDS encoding DUF262 domain-containing protein, which produces MEDLDFDQVATLLAELSQPGQLPKIGGRTKPPIAFDPLDVDFSSNEWLSRLLDVTPWLNLDSTFERDESPRTVALRLFDELLPGKSGLCFQDSEGAILLLEMGAQALEERLSRAVSNRADFLQMLDEDVSLAAATEAWSDAWNEIPATEPISINATVDKWRIYDLSGRARQQQLELNPTYQRDFVWSNADSQMLIESILRGIPLPSIILARVSSSQRFQIVDGKQRLTAILRFMGAHPEGRANAMKLKDPELFDSNFAQFAKRNNLRATEVREKYLPFRTKKYTDDKDPLKGLGGRYYCEIREKQVFIAGEMITVADLFERACDYFIPVLIYKDTPVRDIHKVFRLYNQQGIKLNAEEIRNAVFNHLVISRLVLFVGGDRPEPEIAPELVGAGIDPTSAHENIRALGFGITRFRRTKVLLWTVATLILKPGQGPDGSYRTPSTASHIDEFLRLIDGTSLAQFRSPSTLENLARDLIAALELHQSASDAWHPRFRRKGKSEMASRWEELPVVASLLACIVLVLSHQEQKLEDNVEAVRDVTSKMVGPQSTQNKTQWAHIANAAITILETVGVDFTSVDAVLVERYGESAIAALLEIRKIPIV; this is translated from the coding sequence TTGGAAGATTTAGATTTTGATCAAGTTGCCACGTTATTGGCCGAACTTTCACAGCCCGGGCAACTGCCAAAGATCGGGGGACGAACAAAGCCACCAATCGCTTTCGATCCGTTGGACGTTGATTTCTCTTCCAACGAGTGGCTGTCCCGGCTCCTGGACGTCACCCCCTGGCTCAATTTGGACTCTACATTCGAACGCGACGAGTCGCCGAGGACGGTCGCACTACGCCTGTTTGATGAACTTTTGCCAGGAAAATCTGGGCTTTGCTTTCAAGACTCCGAGGGGGCGATCCTACTTCTCGAAATGGGCGCTCAAGCGCTTGAGGAGCGGCTCAGTCGCGCCGTAAGCAACAGAGCAGACTTTTTGCAAATGCTGGACGAAGACGTATCTCTGGCTGCTGCGACGGAAGCATGGAGCGACGCCTGGAACGAGATTCCGGCAACAGAGCCAATCTCAATTAACGCGACGGTTGATAAGTGGCGCATTTATGATTTGTCAGGACGAGCTCGACAACAGCAACTCGAACTCAATCCTACGTATCAGCGCGACTTCGTGTGGTCTAACGCGGACTCACAAATGCTGATTGAGTCAATTCTTCGCGGAATTCCCCTGCCGTCGATTATTCTTGCTCGCGTCTCCAGCAGCCAGCGATTCCAGATTGTTGACGGCAAGCAACGTCTTACCGCAATCCTACGATTCATGGGCGCCCATCCCGAAGGGCGGGCGAACGCGATGAAGCTTAAGGACCCAGAGCTATTCGACTCAAATTTTGCTCAGTTCGCAAAGCGAAATAACTTGCGTGCTACAGAGGTTCGCGAAAAGTACTTGCCCTTCAGGACAAAGAAGTACACGGATGACAAGGACCCGCTCAAGGGTCTTGGCGGGCGGTACTATTGCGAGATTCGAGAAAAGCAGGTTTTCATTGCGGGCGAAATGATCACCGTTGCCGACCTCTTCGAACGCGCATGTGACTATTTCATTCCCGTCCTTATTTATAAAGACACGCCCGTTCGAGATATTCACAAGGTTTTTCGACTCTACAATCAACAGGGAATTAAGTTAAATGCAGAGGAGATCCGAAATGCCGTTTTCAATCACCTCGTCATCTCCAGGCTCGTGCTTTTTGTAGGCGGAGATAGGCCTGAGCCCGAGATTGCTCCGGAACTGGTCGGCGCGGGGATCGATCCGACATCGGCTCATGAAAACATCCGCGCGCTGGGATTTGGGATCACTCGATTCCGTCGCACAAAAGTTCTTCTTTGGACGGTAGCAACGTTAATTCTTAAGCCAGGTCAAGGCCCTGACGGGAGCTATCGCACTCCGTCGACCGCGAGCCATATCGATGAATTCCTCCGCTTAATAGACGGCACATCCCTTGCGCAGTTCAGATCACCATCCACACTTGAGAATCTCGCCAGGGATCTGATTGCGGCGCTGGAACTACACCAGTCCGCCTCAGATGCATGGCATCCGAGGTTTCGCCGAAAAGGCAAAAGCGAGATGGCGTCGCGATGGGAAGAACTGCCAGTGGTCGCAAGCCTTCTTGCGTGTATTGTTTTGGTGTTAAGCCATCAAGAACAAAAGCTGGAAGACAACGTCGAAGCAGTACGCGATGTCACTTCCAAAATGGTTGGGCCACAGAGTACGCAGAACAAAACTCAGTGGGCTCATATCGCTAACGCGGCGATCACAATTCTTGAAACCGTTGGGGTGGATTTCACCAGCGTGGATGCTGTTCTGGTCGAAAGGTACGGCGAAAGCGCTATCGCGGCGCTTCTCGAGATCAGAAAGATTCCGATCGTCTAA
- a CDS encoding NrdJb: protein MAIKIEKKIKGYQVVKPEDKAVPAPAAAPAKDAAPVAEVIQMHESLERPETLVGNTYKIKSPLFEHALYVTINDIVLNAGTPHEQRRPFELFINSKNMDHFQWIVALTRILSAVFRKGGDVTFIVEELKAVFDPRGGYFKAGGIYMPSIVAEIGAVIEQHMKSIGLIHDPEMSDATRQLIAEKRAAYEKANAATSTAAVVGAASAAIGASDTAASGNDPHTNASGFPAGATLCSKCNTQALVLMDGCQTCLNCGYSKCG from the coding sequence ATGGCGATCAAGATCGAAAAGAAGATCAAGGGCTACCAGGTCGTAAAGCCCGAAGACAAGGCCGTCCCGGCCCCCGCTGCCGCGCCGGCGAAAGACGCCGCGCCGGTCGCCGAAGTCATCCAGATGCACGAAAGCCTGGAGCGTCCCGAGACGCTCGTGGGCAACACGTACAAGATCAAGTCGCCGCTCTTCGAGCACGCGCTGTACGTGACCATCAACGACATCGTGCTCAACGCGGGCACCCCGCACGAACAGCGCCGTCCGTTCGAGTTGTTCATCAACTCGAAGAACATGGACCACTTCCAGTGGATCGTGGCGCTCACCCGAATCCTGTCCGCCGTCTTCCGCAAGGGTGGCGACGTGACGTTCATCGTCGAAGAGCTCAAGGCCGTCTTCGACCCCCGCGGCGGCTACTTCAAGGCCGGCGGCATCTACATGCCCAGCATCGTGGCCGAGATCGGCGCGGTGATCGAGCAGCACATGAAGTCGATCGGGCTCATCCACGATCCCGAGATGAGCGATGCGACGCGTCAGCTCATCGCCGAAAAGCGCGCGGCTTACGAGAAGGCCAACGCGGCCACCTCCACCGCCGCTGTTGTGGGAGCCGCTTCAGCGGCGATCGGGGCTAGCGACACCGCCGCATCCGGCAACGACCCCCACACCAACGCCTCCGGCTTCCCCGCTGGCGCTACCCTTTGCAGCAAGTGCAATACGCAGGCGCTGGTGCTGATGGATGGGTGTCAGACTTGTTTGAATTGTGGGTATTCGAAGTGCGGCTAA
- a CDS encoding LysM peptidoglycan-binding domain-containing protein codes for MSFRLTRLFTATLIGLSASATVLAAGSQLVWRGDVTTARGVVTDVAKAWEKSGKGKIELQPFNTASGIDAVAKGTADLAGSARPGIGGAEQSLTFTPVAWDALVMVTYPSNPVSNITLMQLHEIYMGHITNWKELGGEDAPINLYAVASPNDGVEYSLRKLLFGRGNQPVAAPRLYVNAAKLEEGVTLDKRGLGATTMGGVSGNKKLKLLSIDGVAPSASTVTSGAYPLYTELYLVSNDASPKAADVKEFIAFVTSSAGSSLLRAHSLVPYADGMALASGDAARRAKIASTVGTRANAGQAMTTAPAVAAAPTAAAVAKETALAQAQTKGKGAKAAKETKGSVATTAEPSQFAKVVASVSTTAHQGFSGVRAEAFTVSDNAKRGGRFAKVTADAVTVKGKPVAKPAAPVDSSEKPSGKIDTPKAAAAKPAKAEPKAVAKAEKKTAASRTYKVAAGDTLYSIAKRNNVDVTQLRAMNGLKDNNVHPGQVLKVGAR; via the coding sequence ATGTCCTTTCGTCTCACGCGACTGTTCACCGCCACGCTGATCGGCCTTAGCGCCTCCGCCACCGTTCTCGCCGCCGGCAGCCAGTTGGTCTGGCGTGGCGACGTCACCACCGCGCGCGGCGTGGTCACCGACGTGGCCAAGGCCTGGGAGAAATCCGGCAAGGGCAAGATCGAACTGCAGCCCTTCAACACCGCGTCGGGCATCGATGCCGTCGCCAAGGGCACGGCCGACCTCGCCGGCTCCGCCCGCCCGGGCATCGGTGGCGCCGAGCAGTCGCTCACCTTCACGCCCGTGGCGTGGGACGCCCTGGTGATGGTCACCTACCCGTCCAACCCGGTGAGCAACATCACCCTGATGCAGCTCCATGAGATCTACATGGGCCACATCACCAACTGGAAGGAACTGGGCGGCGAAGACGCGCCGATCAACCTCTACGCGGTGGCCAGCCCCAACGACGGCGTGGAATACAGCCTGCGCAAGCTGCTGTTCGGCCGCGGCAACCAGCCGGTGGCCGCACCCCGCCTGTACGTGAACGCCGCCAAGCTCGAAGAGGGCGTCACCCTCGACAAGCGCGGCCTCGGCGCCACCACCATGGGCGGCGTGTCGGGCAACAAGAAGCTCAAGCTGCTGTCGATCGACGGCGTGGCGCCGTCGGCGTCCACCGTGACCAGCGGCGCGTACCCCCTCTATACCGAGCTCTACCTCGTCTCCAACGACGCCAGCCCGAAGGCGGCCGACGTGAAGGAGTTCATCGCGTTCGTCACCTCCAGCGCCGGCAGCTCGCTGCTTCGCGCGCACAGCCTCGTGCCCTACGCCGACGGCATGGCGCTGGCCTCGGGCGACGCCGCGCGCCGCGCGAAGATCGCCTCCACCGTGGGCACGCGCGCCAACGCCGGCCAGGCGATGACGACCGCCCCGGCCGTCGCGGCCGCGCCGACGGCCGCCGCCGTGGCGAAGGAAACCGCCCTCGCCCAGGCGCAGACCAAGGGCAAGGGTGCCAAGGCGGCGAAGGAGACCAAGGGCTCCGTGGCCACCACGGCCGAGCCGTCGCAGTTCGCGAAGGTGGTCGCCAGCGTCAGCACCACGGCGCACCAGGGCTTCTCGGGCGTGCGCGCGGAAGCCTTCACGGTGTCCGACAACGCCAAGCGTGGCGGCCGGTTCGCCAAGGTCACGGCCGATGCCGTCACCGTGAAGGGCAAGCCGGTGGCCAAGCCCGCCGCGCCGGTCGACAGCAGCGAAAAGCCTTCGGGCAAGATCGACACGCCCAAGGCCGCCGCGGCCAAGCCGGCCAAGGCCGAGCCGAAGGCCGTCGCCAAGGCCGAGAAGAAGACGGCCGCCAGCCGCACCTACAAGGTGGCGGCGGGCGACACGCTCTACTCCATCGCCAAGCGCAACAACGTGGACGTGACGCAGCTTCGCGCCATGAACGGCCTGAAGGACAACAACGTCCACCCCGGCCAGGTGCTCAAGGTCGGCGCCCGCTGA
- a CDS encoding RelA/SpoT domain-containing protein: MDLPARGNKQRTRRDSSYATLRYSRAAIDKAGKSLALLTSSEEEVSRALDVLANWRSSHAFPLNSMTMDLKQKVKRVNPQGLVAQRLKRAKSIVGKLLFKPSMRLTQMQDIGGCRAIVGSLEDVYKLKELYLQSRSLHEIISQDDYIAHPKTSGYRGLHLVFRFKSRSHPEYDRLLFEVQLRTFTQHAWATAVETVGAIIGQALKSSEGQAEWLEYFKYAALALEFSEPAPFASIPPFSKGDVARSLASLDESLQVHAKLTAYGEALRATERVNLRDTGYFLLVLTPGDPGRYQPELKIFSYSKRNADLAYKEYERYERLLPLYPPDGQLSLFPDFANASGAQAVLVGAESFKTIRDSFPNYYLDTRSFLTKIDAFVKENKRRR; encoded by the coding sequence ATGGATTTGCCAGCAAGGGGAAATAAACAGCGAACCCGCCGCGATTCTAGTTACGCCACATTGAGGTATAGCCGCGCGGCTATCGATAAAGCAGGAAAGTCTTTAGCCTTGCTGACTTCCTCGGAAGAGGAGGTCAGTAGGGCCTTGGACGTTCTTGCAAACTGGCGGTCATCTCACGCGTTCCCGCTCAATTCCATGACAATGGATTTGAAGCAAAAGGTAAAGCGTGTGAACCCTCAAGGACTCGTCGCTCAAAGACTGAAGCGGGCGAAGTCCATAGTTGGAAAACTTCTGTTTAAGCCCTCAATGCGCCTTACTCAAATGCAAGACATCGGAGGATGTCGCGCAATTGTTGGCTCGCTTGAAGATGTTTATAAGCTAAAGGAGCTGTATCTCCAAAGTCGCTCTCTTCACGAAATCATAAGCCAGGACGACTACATAGCCCATCCTAAAACATCGGGATATCGAGGGCTTCACTTAGTTTTCCGATTTAAAAGTCGAAGCCATCCCGAATACGACCGACTACTATTTGAAGTTCAGCTGAGAACTTTCACCCAGCATGCTTGGGCGACTGCTGTTGAAACTGTTGGTGCCATCATAGGCCAAGCGCTTAAGTCTAGCGAGGGTCAAGCTGAGTGGCTGGAATATTTTAAATATGCAGCGCTTGCACTCGAATTTTCCGAACCGGCGCCGTTCGCTAGTATTCCGCCTTTTTCTAAGGGCGATGTCGCACGATCGCTAGCCTCTTTGGATGAATCTCTGCAAGTTCATGCAAAGCTGACTGCATACGGGGAGGCTCTTCGCGCCACTGAGCGGGTAAATCTGCGTGATACAGGATACTTTCTCTTGGTTCTTACGCCCGGGGATCCTGGACGTTATCAGCCAGAGCTGAAGATCTTTTCTTATTCAAAACGTAATGCAGATCTCGCGTACAAAGAGTACGAGAGGTACGAGCGGCTGTTGCCGCTTTACCCACCAGATGGTCAGCTATCGCTTTTCCCCGATTTTGCAAATGCATCGGGGGCTCAGGCAGTTTTAGTTGGCGCAGAATCTTTTAAAACAATTCGAGATTCTTTCCCTAATTATTATTTGGATACTCGAAGCTTTCTTACGAAAATTGACGCATTTGTTAAAGAAAACAAGCGGCGTAGATAG
- a CDS encoding Do family serine endopeptidase encodes MPSSLYRHTTRFLIGAALAVAMAPPAFAGTALPSAIDGQPMPSLAPMLAKVTPAVVNISTKTRIRTRDAYFDDPLFGQLFGNQGLPRERVAQSLGSGVVVDAAKGYVLTNNHVVGGADDITVTLQDGRDLKAKLIGTDPDTDVAVLQIPAQNLQALPIADSAQLRVGDFVVAVGDPFGLGQTATSGMVSALGRSGLGKGIQNFIQTDASINPGNSGGALVNLRGELVGINSMIFTPSGGNVGIGFAIPTDLATGVMKQLLAYGKVRRGNLGVEVQDITPRIAQALGLKDTNGAVVTRVNDGSPADGAGLQTGDVLTAVDGKPVRSAQDVRNTEGLLPLGAKVKLSVRREGASKDVEATIAAVKLATLEGGKVDKRLAGVVLSDLSTEQKEGGLYGVALSSVQRGSTAYAAGLRDGDVVVAIQRQRINGVKSLPTTGSLPVRQLLLSVVRDGDVYYVVL; translated from the coding sequence ATGCCTTCAAGCCTTTACCGGCATACCACTCGTTTCCTGATCGGTGCAGCCCTCGCCGTGGCGATGGCACCGCCCGCGTTCGCCGGCACCGCCCTGCCCTCGGCCATCGACGGCCAGCCGATGCCGTCGCTGGCGCCGATGCTCGCCAAGGTGACCCCGGCGGTGGTGAACATTTCCACCAAGACGCGCATCCGTACGCGCGATGCGTATTTCGACGATCCCCTCTTCGGGCAGTTGTTCGGCAACCAGGGCCTGCCGCGCGAGCGCGTGGCGCAGAGCCTGGGCTCGGGCGTGGTGGTGGATGCCGCCAAGGGCTACGTGCTCACCAACAACCACGTGGTGGGCGGCGCGGACGACATCACCGTCACCCTGCAGGACGGGCGCGACCTCAAGGCCAAGCTGATCGGCACCGATCCGGATACCGACGTGGCGGTGTTGCAGATTCCCGCGCAGAACCTCCAGGCCCTGCCGATCGCCGACTCCGCGCAGTTGCGCGTGGGCGATTTCGTGGTGGCGGTGGGCGATCCGTTCGGGCTGGGGCAGACGGCCACCTCGGGCATGGTCTCGGCGCTGGGGCGCTCGGGGTTGGGCAAGGGCATCCAGAACTTCATCCAGACGGATGCGTCGATCAATCCGGGCAATTCCGGTGGCGCACTGGTGAACCTGCGCGGTGAGCTGGTGGGCATCAACTCGATGATCTTCACGCCGTCGGGCGGCAACGTGGGTATCGGCTTCGCCATTCCCACGGACCTGGCCACCGGGGTGATGAAGCAGTTGCTGGCCTACGGCAAGGTGCGCCGGGGCAACCTGGGCGTGGAGGTGCAGGACATCACGCCGCGCATCGCGCAGGCGCTGGGATTGAAGGACACCAACGGCGCGGTGGTGACGCGAGTGAACGACGGCTCGCCGGCCGACGGGGCGGGATTGCAGACGGGCGACGTGCTGACGGCGGTGGATGGGAAGCCGGTGCGTAGTGCGCAGGATGTGCGCAATACCGAGGGGCTTCTGCCGCTGGGGGCGAAGGTGAAGCTGTCGGTGCGGCGCGAGGGGGCGTCGAAGGATGTGGAGGCGACCATCGCCGCGGTGAAGCTGGCGACGCTCGAGGGTGGCAAGGTCGACAAGCGCCTGGCCGGGGTGGTGTTGAGCGACCTGTCCACCGAGCAGAAGGAAGGTGGGCTGTATGGCGTGGCCTTGTCCTCGGTGCAGCGCGGGTCGACGGCCTATGCGGCCGGGTTGCGGGATGGGGATGTGGTGGTGGCCATCCAGCGGCAGCGGATCAATGGGGTGAAGTCGTTGCCTACGACGGGGTCGTTGCCGGTGCGGCAGTTGTTGCTGTCGGTGGTGCGGGATGGGGATGTGTATTACGTCGTGCTCTGA
- the dcm gene encoding DNA (cytosine-5-)-methyltransferase: protein MVPDPPTDEIRFVDLCAGLGGFHHALSVAAEVLRTLYRKEIRFQCVAASEIQADLRECYVRNFSDVQASYLGAHTPADCAALRGTLSAASPLAKAIPAYGPEGQLISVHGDMACFLTDDLKELRRYPSGADVLPSHDLLCAGFPCQPFSKSGAQRGFDDTRGTVFHMIATMLRHRRPAFVLLENVGNFEKHDGGNTWRRVHEILTEELGYDVIASEHISRGRHAEGLLSPHHLGFPHHRERFFIVAQRRVALKSDRELIKGILESSLTSRVLPSRTATKHWLVSPNDRAKTTLKKIISSGKEFAELADLQQAQVSPERVACISHWQKLLTKLASVDETLKSSYWRDSMPSFPIWGYELDPWHWYTCDENPSTFRVSDSERRSDRKSNLAHAREEVLSLSARECDIFNYPPSGERAWLRGLDGASALKKWIESWPAYARKRDEWPDWKRKFISQNRAWAMKVWAAVGGQWMREWLDDLYLQIPVPSYQKLEWNCKGEALDLWSQILQFRPSGLRVKRLAHVPALVAMTTTQVPIVPSLNTEESTAGRVEGARGRHLIRSEALQLQGFPADWVIPSSRERAFACFGNAVHAGLVAGILVNWFRVVERSGEATLQDEFRADTTYRKVHRFEEAANCSP from the coding sequence ATGGTTCCAGATCCACCGACGGATGAAATTAGATTTGTGGACCTGTGCGCCGGCCTGGGAGGCTTCCACCATGCTTTGTCGGTGGCGGCGGAGGTGCTTCGCACGCTGTACCGCAAGGAAATTCGCTTTCAATGCGTTGCCGCGTCTGAAATTCAGGCAGATCTCCGCGAGTGCTACGTTCGGAATTTCTCGGATGTACAGGCCTCTTACCTCGGCGCACATACCCCAGCCGACTGCGCAGCGCTGCGGGGGACTCTGAGCGCTGCGTCACCGCTAGCAAAGGCGATTCCGGCGTATGGACCGGAAGGCCAGCTAATTTCCGTGCATGGTGACATGGCATGCTTCCTAACAGACGACCTGAAAGAGCTCCGTCGTTATCCGAGCGGAGCCGATGTACTCCCTAGTCATGACCTTCTCTGTGCTGGGTTCCCATGTCAACCTTTTTCAAAGTCTGGGGCGCAGCGGGGGTTTGACGACACACGTGGAACCGTGTTCCACATGATTGCAACTATGCTCCGCCATAGGCGTCCCGCATTCGTTCTTCTTGAGAACGTCGGAAACTTTGAAAAGCATGATGGCGGAAACACTTGGCGCCGCGTCCATGAGATTCTCACAGAGGAACTCGGATACGACGTGATTGCATCGGAGCACATCTCTCGTGGGCGACATGCTGAAGGGCTTCTTTCTCCTCATCATCTAGGGTTTCCCCACCACCGCGAGCGATTTTTCATCGTGGCTCAACGACGCGTGGCGCTAAAGAGTGACCGAGAACTAATCAAGGGCATTTTGGAAAGCTCATTGACGTCCAGGGTACTTCCGTCGAGGACCGCCACGAAACATTGGCTCGTCTCACCAAACGACCGTGCGAAGACGACTCTTAAAAAAATTATTTCAAGTGGAAAGGAATTTGCCGAATTGGCTGATTTGCAGCAAGCGCAAGTTTCTCCCGAACGCGTCGCCTGCATTTCGCACTGGCAAAAACTGTTGACAAAGCTGGCATCTGTCGATGAAACGTTGAAATCATCCTACTGGCGCGATTCCATGCCCTCATTCCCGATCTGGGGTTATGAGCTTGATCCGTGGCACTGGTATACATGCGATGAAAATCCATCGACATTCCGCGTTTCAGACTCGGAGCGCCGGTCTGATCGAAAGTCTAACCTTGCTCACGCTCGCGAAGAAGTACTCTCACTTTCGGCGCGTGAGTGCGACATATTTAACTATCCGCCTTCGGGTGAAAGAGCTTGGCTGCGCGGCCTTGATGGTGCGTCCGCGCTGAAGAAGTGGATTGAAAGTTGGCCCGCATATGCGCGAAAGCGCGACGAGTGGCCTGATTGGAAGCGCAAGTTCATTTCGCAGAACCGCGCTTGGGCCATGAAAGTGTGGGCGGCGGTCGGCGGTCAATGGATGCGTGAATGGTTGGATGACCTTTACTTGCAGATTCCTGTGCCCTCCTATCAAAAGCTTGAGTGGAATTGTAAGGGCGAGGCGCTCGATCTTTGGTCCCAGATTCTTCAGTTCCGGCCGTCAGGCTTGCGGGTCAAACGGCTTGCGCATGTACCTGCCCTTGTTGCTATGACGACTACGCAAGTACCAATAGTTCCAAGCTTAAATACGGAGGAATCGACCGCTGGGCGCGTTGAGGGAGCACGAGGGCGTCATCTCATCCGGTCGGAAGCGCTTCAGTTGCAGGGCTTTCCAGCAGACTGGGTTATCCCCAGTTCGCGCGAGCGCGCGTTCGCATGTTTTGGAAATGCGGTACATGCCGGTCTCGTTGCCGGCATATTAGTAAATTGGTTTCGGGTTGTTGAGCGCTCGGGTGAAGCGACGTTACAAGACGAATTTCGAGCGGATACGACTTACCGCAAGGTTCATCGTTTTGAGGAAGCGGCAAATTGCAGCCCTTAA
- a CDS encoding adenosylcobalamin-dependent ribonucleoside-diphosphate reductase: MSTARAQAMGIDPTAIPLQPASYDIWDKKYRLKAKSGVPVDGSVDETYQRVARALSDVEATDELRQHWYERFLWALRRGAIPAGRITSNAGALDHKPATSTINCTVSGTIRDSMDDILEKVHEAGLTLKAGCGIGYEFSTLRPRGAYVSGAGAHTSGPLSFMDIYDKMCFTVSSAGGRRGAQMGTFDVSHPDAKEFIRAKREDGRLRQFNLSLLITDGFMDAVENDQDWPTVFPVHVKEQDEIDLNDPTKVVWREWPTNENYVVRDDGLVACKIYGHIRARHLWDMIMVSTYDYAEPGFILIDRVNEMNNNWWCEHIRATNPCGEQPLPPYGSCLLGSVNLTLFVRDPFGPKARFDWDEYREVVRVFTRMLDNVVEINGLPLEQQRNEILSKRRHGMGFLGLGSTLTMLKMRYGTADAVAFTEEVSREMAVAGWEVALDLAKEKGPAPILARDFTVTGDMLRKRPEMVKDGWKAGDTIRGSVLHAKYSRYMQRVASVAPELVDALAETGARFTHHSSIAPTGTISLSLANNASNGIEPSFAHHYSRNVIREGKKSKEKVEVYSYELLAYRALINGDAMPYSEDPRTRLPEYFVAADDISPKEHVDIQAASQKWVDSSISKTANVPTDYPYEDFKDIYFYAYKQGLKGCTTFRFNPAAFQGVLVKETDLENTLYRFELEDGSVVELKGNDEVEYDGEMHTAANLFDALKEGYYGKF; the protein is encoded by the coding sequence ATGAGCACTGCACGTGCGCAAGCGATGGGCATCGATCCCACGGCCATTCCGCTCCAGCCCGCCTCGTATGACATCTGGGACAAGAAGTACCGCCTGAAGGCCAAGTCCGGCGTGCCCGTCGACGGCTCGGTGGACGAAACCTACCAGCGCGTGGCGCGTGCGCTTTCCGACGTGGAAGCCACCGACGAACTCCGCCAGCACTGGTACGAGCGTTTCCTCTGGGCGCTGCGCCGCGGGGCGATCCCCGCCGGCCGCATCACCTCCAACGCCGGCGCGCTCGACCACAAGCCTGCCACCTCCACCATCAACTGCACGGTGTCGGGCACCATCCGCGACTCGATGGACGACATCCTCGAGAAGGTGCACGAGGCCGGCCTCACCCTGAAGGCCGGCTGCGGCATCGGCTACGAATTCAGCACGCTGCGCCCGCGCGGCGCCTACGTGAGCGGCGCCGGCGCCCACACGTCGGGCCCGCTGTCGTTCATGGATATCTACGACAAGATGTGCTTCACCGTCTCGTCCGCCGGCGGTCGCCGCGGCGCGCAGATGGGCACGTTCGACGTGAGCCACCCGGACGCCAAGGAATTCATCCGCGCCAAGCGCGAGGATGGCCGCCTGCGCCAGTTCAACCTGTCGCTGCTCATCACCGACGGCTTCATGGACGCGGTGGAAAACGACCAGGACTGGCCCACCGTCTTCCCAGTGCACGTGAAGGAACAGGACGAAATCGACCTCAACGACCCCACCAAGGTCGTGTGGCGCGAGTGGCCCACCAACGAAAACTACGTGGTGCGCGACGACGGCCTGGTGGCCTGCAAGATCTACGGCCACATCCGTGCCCGTCATCTGTGGGACATGATCATGGTCTCCACGTATGACTACGCCGAGCCGGGCTTCATCCTCATCGACCGCGTCAACGAGATGAACAACAACTGGTGGTGCGAGCACATCCGCGCCACCAACCCCTGCGGCGAGCAGCCGCTGCCGCCCTACGGCTCGTGCCTGCTGGGCTCGGTGAACCTCACCCTCTTCGTGCGCGACCCGTTCGGCCCCAAGGCCCGTTTCGACTGGGACGAATACCGCGAAGTGGTGCGCGTGTTCACCCGCATGCTCGACAACGTGGTGGAGATCAACGGCCTGCCGCTCGAGCAGCAGCGCAACGAGATCCTCTCCAAGCGCCGCCACGGCATGGGCTTCCTGGGCCTGGGCTCCACGCTCACCATGCTCAAGATGCGCTACGGCACGGCCGACGCCGTGGCCTTCACCGAGGAAGTCTCCCGCGAGATGGCCGTGGCCGGCTGGGAAGTGGCCCTCGACCTCGCCAAGGAAAAGGGCCCGGCCCCGATCCTGGCGCGCGACTTCACCGTGACCGGCGACATGCTGCGCAAGCGCCCGGAGATGGTCAAAGACGGCTGGAAGGCCGGCGACACCATCCGCGGCAGCGTGCTGCACGCCAAGTACTCGCGCTACATGCAGCGCGTGGCCTCCGTGGCGCCCGAGCTGGTCGACGCCCTGGCCGAGACCGGCGCGCGCTTCACGCACCACTCGTCCATCGCGCCCACCGGCACCATCTCCCTGAGCCTCGCCAACAACGCCTCCAACGGCATCGAGCCCAGCTTCGCCCACCACTATTCGCGCAACGTGATCCGCGAGGGCAAGAAGAGCAAGGAAAAGGTCGAGGTGTACAGCTACGAGCTGCTGGCCTACCGCGCGCTGATCAACGGCGACGCCATGCCGTACTCCGAAGACCCGCGCACCCGCCTGCCGGAATACTTCGTGGCCGCCGACGACATCAGCCCGAAGGAGCACGTGGACATCCAGGCCGCGTCGCAGAAGTGGGTGGACAGCTCCATCTCCAAGACGGCCAACGTGCCCACCGACTACCCGTACGAAGACTTCAAGGACATCTACTTCTACGCGTACAAGCAGGGCCTGAAGGGCTGCACCACGTTCCGTTTCAACCCCGCCGCCTTCCAGGGCGTGCTGGTCAAAGAAACCGATCTGGAAAACACCCTCTATCGCTTCGAATTGGAAGACGGTAGCGTTGTCGAACTGAAGGGTAACGACGAAGTGGAATACGACGGCGAAATGCACACCGCCGCCAACCTCTTCGATGCCCTGAAAGAAGGCTACTACGGCAAGTTCTGA